One window of Neptuniibacter halophilus genomic DNA carries:
- the ung gene encoding uracil-DNA glycosylase: MALEHAPDWQAALAEQFEQPYMQQLEAFLQQQKAERKIIYPPSDNWFRALEVTPLDQVRVVILGQDPYHQPGQAHGLCFSVLPGIKVPPSLVNIYKELKADLDIEPVSHGYLESWARQGVLLLNSVLTVEQSQAGSHQGKGWELFTDQVISLINRHCEHVVFMLWGSYAQKKGATIDADRHLVLKAPHPSPLSAHRGFLGCQHFSQANQYLQSVGREPIQWQLPAQPDSE, encoded by the coding sequence ATGGCACTAGAACACGCACCCGACTGGCAGGCAGCGCTGGCGGAACAGTTTGAGCAGCCCTACATGCAGCAGCTCGAGGCTTTTCTGCAACAGCAGAAAGCAGAGCGCAAGATTATTTATCCGCCCTCGGATAACTGGTTTCGTGCACTGGAAGTAACACCGCTGGATCAGGTCAGGGTGGTCATTCTTGGGCAGGATCCCTATCACCAGCCGGGGCAGGCACATGGTTTGTGCTTCTCGGTGTTGCCCGGGATAAAAGTTCCCCCCTCGCTGGTTAATATCTACAAAGAGCTTAAAGCTGATCTGGATATTGAACCGGTCAGTCACGGTTATCTGGAGAGCTGGGCAAGGCAGGGCGTGTTGCTGCTGAACAGTGTGCTTACCGTTGAGCAGAGTCAGGCCGGGTCACATCAGGGTAAAGGCTGGGAGCTGTTTACCGATCAGGTGATCAGTCTGATTAACCGGCATTGTGAGCATGTGGTGTTTATGCTCTGGGGGAGTTACGCCCAGAAAAAAGGCGCCACGATCGACGCTGACCGGCATCTGGTTCTGAAAGCTCCGCACCCCTCTCCGTTATCCGCGCATCGTGGTTTTTTGGGCTGTCAGCACTTCAGTCAGGCTAATCAGTACCTGCAAAGTGTCGGCCGGGAACCGATTCAGTGGCAGTTACCCGCGCAGCCTGATTCTGAATAG
- a CDS encoding YgfZ/GcvT domain-containing protein → MSTLINLLEEQGITLNPEKNAVLSHSNRTTQVIPLIHQRVLSVKGPDTEKFLQGQLTCDMQQVFSRGSCLGAHCNIKGHMLSLFRVIKAADDAVWLRMNHEIFDTAVNNLKKYIIFSKAEATEVSDTLSGVGITGPGAEALIEKLFDRAPSEDDGTLSLSNGRVVRVPGNRFEIWMESESLCEILRHLPDEVAIGATDNWLLSEIDAAIPDLYSATQEAFIPQMTNFQALRGVSFNKGCYTGQEIVTRLQHRGQLKKPMYLAEISSDKRPLPGTAISSPDKPNAGLVVMAAPCGENRYRLLAVITKTLAEAGDLQIGSAALELQTLPYPLDPKLFEPK, encoded by the coding sequence ATGAGCACTCTGATTAACCTGCTAGAAGAACAAGGTATTACCCTCAACCCTGAAAAAAACGCAGTGCTGAGCCACAGCAACCGCACCACTCAGGTCATCCCGCTGATTCACCAGCGCGTACTTTCTGTAAAAGGCCCCGATACGGAGAAATTTCTTCAGGGTCAGTTGACCTGCGATATGCAGCAGGTATTCAGCCGTGGCAGCTGCCTTGGCGCCCACTGTAATATTAAGGGCCATATGCTGAGCCTGTTCCGTGTAATCAAAGCCGCTGACGATGCCGTCTGGCTACGTATGAACCACGAGATCTTTGACACAGCGGTTAACAACCTGAAGAAGTACATTATCTTCTCCAAAGCCGAAGCAACTGAAGTCTCCGACACACTCAGCGGCGTAGGCATTACCGGCCCGGGTGCAGAAGCCTTAATCGAGAAACTGTTCGACCGGGCCCCCAGTGAAGATGATGGCACCCTTTCACTGAGCAATGGCCGGGTAGTCCGGGTTCCGGGCAATCGGTTTGAAATCTGGATGGAGAGCGAAAGCCTTTGCGAAATCCTCAGACACCTGCCTGACGAAGTCGCCATCGGCGCTACGGATAACTGGCTGCTGAGCGAAATCGATGCGGCAATTCCCGATCTCTACAGCGCGACTCAGGAAGCGTTTATCCCGCAGATGACCAACTTCCAGGCGCTGCGTGGTGTCAGCTTCAATAAGGGCTGCTATACCGGTCAGGAGATTGTGACCCGGCTGCAGCATCGTGGCCAGCTCAAGAAACCGATGTATCTGGCAGAGATCAGCAGCGACAAACGCCCGTTACCCGGCACAGCCATCAGCAGCCCGGACAAACCCAACGCCGGTCTGGTCGTCATGGCAGCTCCCTGCGGAGAAAATCGTTATCGCCTGCTGGCGGTCATCACCAAGACACTGGCAGAAGCAGGTGATCTGCAGATTGGCAGCGCCGCGCTGGAACTGCAAACCCTGCCCTACCCGCTCGACCCCAAACTGTTTGAGCCGAAATAA
- the asd gene encoding archaetidylserine decarboxylase (Phosphatidylserine decarboxylase is synthesized as a single chain precursor. Generation of the pyruvoyl active site from a Ser is coupled to cleavage of a Gly-Ser bond between the larger (beta) and smaller (alpha chains). It is an integral membrane protein.) codes for MKNVKDNLFILFQHMVPQHLLSRLVGRIADCTNPWVKNTFIRWFAKKYQINMTEAREPIATNYPSFNAFFTRELKDDARPVCNTPGAVVSPADGAISQLGAIEHGRVFQAKSRGYGLSTLLGGDQERATQFINGNFATIYLSPRDYHRVHMPLTGTLTHTTYVPGDLFSVNQTTAEGVEQLFARNERLIAYFDTEHGPMAMILVGAMIVAGIETVWGGQEAPRLKKPIHTPFNNQTAEPVVLEKGAEMGRFKLGSTVILLFANNRINWDDQLQACSPVRLGESIASPATTPTSAD; via the coding sequence ATGAAAAACGTTAAAGACAACCTGTTTATCCTGTTCCAGCATATGGTTCCGCAGCACCTGCTTTCCCGTCTGGTAGGACGGATCGCAGACTGCACTAACCCCTGGGTAAAAAACACATTTATTCGCTGGTTCGCCAAAAAGTATCAGATCAACATGACTGAAGCCCGGGAACCCATTGCGACCAACTACCCGAGCTTCAACGCCTTTTTCACCCGCGAGCTGAAGGATGATGCACGCCCTGTCTGCAACACACCCGGCGCCGTTGTCAGCCCGGCCGATGGTGCAATCAGCCAGTTAGGCGCGATTGAACACGGCCGCGTTTTCCAGGCAAAAAGCCGTGGCTACGGACTCAGTACACTGCTCGGTGGCGATCAGGAGCGGGCAACTCAGTTCATCAACGGTAATTTTGCCACCATCTATCTGTCACCGCGTGATTACCACCGGGTTCATATGCCACTGACGGGCACCCTGACCCATACCACCTACGTTCCCGGCGATCTATTCTCCGTGAACCAGACCACGGCAGAGGGCGTTGAGCAGTTGTTTGCGCGTAACGAACGTCTGATTGCCTACTTCGATACCGAACACGGCCCCATGGCCATGATTCTGGTCGGTGCCATGATCGTTGCCGGTATTGAAACCGTCTGGGGCGGACAAGAAGCTCCGCGCTTGAAAAAACCGATTCACACCCCATTTAATAATCAGACAGCCGAGCCCGTCGTGTTAGAGAAGGGCGCTGAAATGGGTCGCTTTAAACTGGGCTCTACGGTTATTCTGTTGTTTGCGAACAACCGGATTAACTGGGACGATCAGTTACAAGCCTGCAGTCCGGTCCGTCTGGGTGAGTCGATTGCCAGCCCGGCCACCACCCCGACCTCTGCTGACTGA
- a CDS encoding sulfurtransferase encodes MTLPLLIEAAELKQQLQNPDLIIIDLSSEENYLKGHIPGAIHLPASRLLCGQAPIPNKRPTDEQLADLCRDIGLTENSQVVAYDDQKGPWAGRLLWSLNIAGFDRCSVLNGQLNAWRNAGLPLEQQANTATPGNYEVSIDTRYVADADFIQQHLQDPQVQIWDARSPEEYRGEKIINARKGGHIPGARLLEWTDCLISEDDLRLKPAEDLLEALKQSGLNPEKLTITHCQTHRRSGLTYLVARHLGFEDIRCYDGSWFEWGNLPDTPVEK; translated from the coding sequence ATGACGTTACCCCTGCTGATAGAAGCAGCCGAACTGAAACAACAGCTTCAGAACCCGGACCTGATCATCATCGATCTGTCCAGTGAAGAGAATTACCTGAAGGGGCATATCCCGGGAGCGATTCATCTCCCCGCCAGCCGCCTTCTTTGTGGTCAGGCTCCCATTCCGAATAAGCGCCCTACTGATGAGCAGTTGGCTGACCTTTGTCGCGATATTGGCTTAACCGAAAACAGTCAGGTTGTTGCCTACGATGATCAGAAAGGCCCCTGGGCGGGACGACTGCTTTGGAGCCTGAATATCGCTGGCTTCGACCGCTGCTCCGTACTCAACGGACAACTTAACGCCTGGCGCAACGCCGGCCTGCCTCTGGAGCAACAGGCTAACACCGCCACCCCGGGCAACTATGAAGTATCCATCGATACACGCTACGTAGCTGATGCCGACTTTATTCAGCAACACCTGCAGGATCCTCAGGTTCAGATCTGGGACGCCCGCAGCCCGGAAGAGTACCGGGGTGAGAAGATTATCAACGCCCGGAAAGGCGGGCACATCCCCGGCGCCCGGTTGCTGGAATGGACCGACTGCCTGATCAGCGAAGATGACCTGCGCCTGAAGCCTGCGGAGGATCTGCTCGAAGCGCTGAAACAGTCCGGCCTCAACCCGGAAAAACTGACCATCACCCACTGCCAGACCCACAGACGCTCCGGGCTTACCTATCTGGTCGCCCGTCATCTGGGCTTCGAAGATATCCGTTGCTATGACGGTTCCTGGTTTGAGTGGGGCAACCTGCCCGATACGCCGGTAGAGAAATAA
- a CDS encoding HDOD domain-containing protein → MQAVEEQSNSPIYGVEAWVEYLKERPLPVRNSVLRRLQKQLQDPNVPLRSLNRTIQSDPVLSLHVVRKASELHDKFDSKVKSIDHAINSLGLDNIQAVLKEATPLRLNPSSVAQKMYFRYISVSHHAAVQATDWLQKRKAPFIDETYLATLFYGVGHWLLWQHAALHMSEIQSKIREQQTDVVLAENDVLGCTVQEISQRLIADWGISELAVVSLEHETSPNKKTLSQLHQRALGDPRLSDQDLREINHLVQEKFFPVKLANWIALTANLGWQQTKTMKIIDIINDFLKGEISETIAMLHVNCASASRSFHVAGTLAPAAEMLMLPSELMINFKLSEKERAQLQDKHPAVEKPVQIIAPVIEPEEADETPPAEIKPDYLDQALFDQISERFLKGYNLYTRPKHVLQGLIQGLNRGLGFERVCMYLINGKSHRMKTAFSAGFEETHPIIQFEYDLEIPSLFKKLRERPGCIWVKPANQEQMQHMLPEIYQNWCCENGYLLMSLFLGKTPIAIIHADYGSHGSEISEFHHERFRYLCSAASLGLKKLTKP, encoded by the coding sequence ATGCAAGCAGTCGAAGAACAGAGTAACTCCCCCATCTATGGCGTGGAGGCTTGGGTAGAATACTTAAAAGAGCGGCCCCTGCCGGTGCGCAACAGCGTTCTTCGCCGACTGCAGAAGCAGTTACAGGACCCTAATGTTCCGCTGCGTTCTCTGAACCGCACCATACAATCCGACCCGGTTCTCAGCCTGCATGTGGTGCGTAAAGCCTCCGAGCTGCACGACAAGTTTGATTCCAAAGTTAAAAGCATCGACCACGCCATTAATTCCCTTGGCCTCGACAACATTCAGGCGGTGCTCAAGGAAGCCACTCCGTTACGCCTGAACCCGTCCAGCGTAGCCCAGAAAATGTACTTCCGTTATATCTCGGTCAGTCATCATGCGGCGGTTCAGGCAACCGACTGGCTACAGAAGCGCAAGGCTCCCTTTATTGATGAGACCTATCTTGCCACCCTGTTTTATGGTGTCGGGCATTGGCTGCTGTGGCAGCATGCCGCCCTGCACATGAGCGAGATCCAAAGTAAAATTCGCGAACAGCAGACCGATGTAGTCCTGGCCGAAAATGATGTACTAGGCTGCACGGTTCAGGAGATCTCACAACGGTTGATCGCGGACTGGGGCATATCCGAACTCGCCGTCGTCAGTCTGGAACATGAGACCTCACCCAACAAAAAAACGTTATCCCAGCTACATCAGCGGGCGCTGGGAGATCCACGCCTGAGTGATCAGGACCTTCGCGAGATCAACCATCTGGTTCAGGAAAAGTTTTTCCCGGTCAAACTGGCCAACTGGATCGCCCTGACCGCCAACCTTGGCTGGCAACAGACTAAGACCATGAAGATCATCGATATTATCAATGATTTTCTCAAAGGCGAGATCTCTGAAACCATCGCCATGCTGCACGTGAATTGTGCCAGCGCCTCGCGCAGCTTCCACGTGGCCGGCACTCTGGCCCCGGCCGCCGAGATGCTGATGCTCCCCTCCGAGTTGATGATCAACTTCAAACTCTCGGAAAAAGAGCGGGCCCAGCTACAAGACAAACACCCGGCGGTGGAGAAACCGGTCCAGATAATCGCCCCAGTTATCGAACCCGAGGAAGCAGACGAAACCCCACCCGCTGAAATCAAGCCGGATTATCTGGATCAGGCCCTGTTTGATCAGATCTCGGAGCGCTTCCTGAAAGGTTACAACCTCTATACCCGTCCTAAGCATGTGCTGCAGGGGCTGATTCAGGGCCTCAATCGCGGCCTCGGCTTTGAGCGGGTTTGCATGTACCTGATTAATGGCAAGAGTCATCGGATGAAGACCGCTTTTTCCGCTGGCTTTGAAGAGACCCACCCCATTATTCAGTTTGAATATGATCTGGAAATACCCAGCCTGTTCAAAAAACTGCGTGAGCGGCCCGGCTGCATCTGGGTTAAACCCGCCAATCAGGAACAGATGCAGCACATGCTGCCGGAGATCTACCAGAACTGGTGCTGCGAAAACGGCTACCTGCTGATGTCGCTGTTTCTCGGTAAAACCCCGATTGCGATCATCCATGCCGATTACGGCAGCCACGGCAGCGAGATCAGTGAGTTTCACCATGAGCGCTTCCGTTACCTCTGTTCTGCGGCCAGTCTGGGACTGAAAAAACTGACCAAACCATGA
- the rsgA gene encoding small ribosomal subunit biogenesis GTPase RsgA — MAKRKLTRRQNWRIQKIQEERTARASKKDAAIEQQLDSSDLGPEEHGLIISHYGRSVDVEATDGSEAGEIIRCHMRTNLGQLVTGDRVIWRRGKESGVVVAKLERKSELLRPNPYGDMKPVAANIDFIVITVAVEPTPHANLIDRYLVASEISGIEPVILLNKTDLLNDDNRETIDTMLTRYREIGYQVLLASSESEEGLADLKALLDQRISVFVGQSGVGKSSLINALLPGVDLKVGELSTQTRKGRHTTTTARLFHFPDGGDLIDSPGIREFGLWHIAPEDVIKGFKELQPLAGLCRFRDCQHEQEPGCALKSAVEEGSISEQRWLSYKHILCSIEEQNS, encoded by the coding sequence ATGGCGAAACGTAAACTGACCCGCCGTCAAAACTGGCGCATTCAGAAAATTCAGGAAGAGCGCACGGCCCGTGCGTCGAAAAAAGATGCCGCCATCGAGCAGCAGCTCGACAGCAGTGATCTGGGCCCGGAAGAACACGGCCTGATCATCTCCCACTATGGCCGCAGCGTCGACGTGGAAGCTACCGATGGAAGCGAAGCCGGCGAGATCATTCGCTGCCATATGCGCACCAACCTTGGTCAGTTGGTCACCGGAGACCGGGTTATCTGGCGACGCGGTAAAGAGAGTGGCGTAGTGGTTGCCAAACTGGAGCGAAAAAGTGAACTGCTCCGGCCGAACCCTTATGGCGACATGAAACCGGTCGCTGCCAATATCGATTTCATCGTCATCACAGTGGCGGTAGAACCAACCCCGCACGCCAACCTGATAGACCGCTACCTTGTTGCCTCCGAGATCAGCGGCATCGAACCGGTGATTCTGCTCAACAAAACAGACCTGTTGAACGACGACAACCGGGAAACGATTGACACTATGCTGACGCGTTATCGGGAGATCGGCTATCAGGTGCTGCTTGCCTCCAGCGAGTCGGAGGAGGGACTGGCGGACCTGAAGGCCCTGCTGGATCAACGTATCAGCGTTTTTGTCGGTCAGTCGGGGGTTGGCAAATCCTCCCTGATCAATGCCCTGCTACCCGGTGTTGACCTGAAAGTAGGCGAACTCTCAACTCAAACGCGAAAAGGCCGACACACTACTACAACGGCACGTCTGTTTCACTTTCCCGATGGCGGCGATCTCATCGACTCACCGGGGATCAGGGAATTTGGGCTATGGCATATTGCCCCAGAGGATGTTATTAAAGGATTCAAAGAGTTACAGCCCCTTGCCGGTTTATGCCGGTTCCGTGACTGTCAGCATGAACAGGAACCGGGCTGCGCCCTGAAAAGCGCCGTAGAAGAGGGCAGCATCAGCGAGCAACGCTGGCTGAGCTACAAACATATTCTCTGCTCCATAGAAGAGCAGAACAGTTAA
- the orn gene encoding oligoribonuclease — MTGLEPETDLIIEIATIVTDKDLNVLAEGPSMVVHQSDAALDAMDEWCTNQHGKSGLTQRVKESVITEAEAEQATLAFVRQYLEPGASPMCGNSIGQDRRFLHKYMPELEAFFHYRNLDVSTLKELAKRWKPEVAAGVVKQGSHLALDDIRDSINELKHYREHFIKL; from the coding sequence ATGACCGGTCTGGAGCCGGAAACAGATTTGATTATTGAGATTGCAACCATCGTTACCGATAAGGATCTGAACGTGCTTGCTGAGGGCCCCAGTATGGTGGTTCATCAGAGTGACGCTGCGTTGGATGCGATGGATGAATGGTGCACCAATCAACATGGTAAATCCGGCCTGACGCAGCGGGTAAAAGAGAGTGTGATTACTGAGGCTGAGGCCGAACAGGCGACACTGGCCTTTGTGCGTCAGTATCTGGAGCCGGGCGCATCGCCGATGTGCGGTAACAGTATTGGCCAGGATCGACGTTTCCTGCACAAATATATGCCCGAACTGGAAGCGTTCTTTCACTACCGGAATCTGGATGTGAGTACGCTGAAAGAGCTGGCAAAACGCTGGAAACCAGAGGTAGCAGCCGGCGTGGTTAAACAGGGTTCGCATCTTGCGCTGGATGATATTCGTGATTCCATCAACGAACTGAAACATTATCGCGAGCACTTCATAAAGCTCTGA
- the queG gene encoding tRNA epoxyqueuosine(34) reductase QueG — protein MPDLSPEALAGLADNIKRWALELGFQQCGITDCDLEAERAHYEAWLTQHFHGEMSYLSNHMDKRFDAAQLVPGAQRIICVRMDYLPPDTRPLEVLDSDGKAYVSRYTLGRDYHKLIRKRLSQLGDRINAETGERVFRAFVDSAPVLERPLAEKAGIGWRGKHTLVLNREAGSLFFLGELFIDLPLPVDPPTDEEHCGKCTACIDVCPTQAFPQPHLLDARRCISYLTIELKGAIPVELRPLMGNRIFGCDDCQLICPWNRFAKITAEADFHPRRKLDRADLLTLFSWSEETFLEKTAGSAIRRTGHEGWLRNIAVALGNSRGGEAVENALKEKLQHPSELVREHCQWALDNLSRGQQATLPIQQHPRRRKIQF, from the coding sequence ATGCCGGACCTATCACCCGAAGCGCTGGCCGGACTGGCCGATAACATCAAACGCTGGGCCCTCGAACTGGGCTTTCAGCAGTGCGGTATTACTGACTGCGATCTGGAGGCGGAACGGGCACACTATGAGGCCTGGCTGACACAGCATTTCCATGGCGAAATGAGTTATCTCAGCAACCATATGGATAAGCGTTTTGATGCCGCCCAGTTGGTACCCGGCGCCCAACGTATTATCTGCGTGCGCATGGATTACCTGCCTCCGGACACCCGCCCGCTTGAGGTTCTGGACAGCGACGGCAAAGCCTATGTCTCGCGCTATACGCTGGGCCGGGATTACCACAAACTGATTCGTAAACGCCTCAGTCAACTGGGTGATCGCATCAACGCTGAAACCGGCGAACGGGTATTTCGCGCGTTTGTCGACAGTGCTCCGGTACTGGAACGCCCTCTCGCCGAGAAGGCCGGTATTGGCTGGCGCGGGAAACACACGCTGGTGCTGAACCGTGAGGCCGGTTCGCTGTTCTTTCTTGGCGAACTGTTTATTGATCTGCCACTACCGGTTGATCCGCCGACCGACGAGGAGCACTGTGGCAAATGTACCGCCTGTATCGATGTCTGCCCGACGCAAGCGTTTCCACAACCTCACCTGCTGGACGCACGGCGCTGTATCTCCTACCTGACGATTGAACTGAAAGGCGCGATTCCTGTTGAGTTACGCCCACTGATGGGCAACCGAATTTTCGGCTGTGATGATTGCCAACTGATCTGCCCCTGGAACCGTTTCGCAAAGATCACCGCCGAAGCAGACTTTCATCCGCGCCGGAAGCTGGACCGGGCCGATCTGCTGACGCTGTTTTCGTGGAGTGAAGAGACGTTTCTGGAAAAGACCGCCGGCTCGGCGATACGTCGTACCGGCCATGAAGGCTGGCTGCGCAATATAGCGGTTGCGCTGGGGAACAGCCGTGGCGGCGAAGCGGTGGAAAACGCCCTGAAGGAGAAGCTGCAACATCCTTCAGAGCTGGTCAGAGAGCATTGCCAGTGGGCACTGGACAACCTCTCCCGTGGACAACAAGCGACGCTGCCGATACAGCAGCACCCTCGCCGGAGAAAAATACAGTTCTGA
- a CDS encoding NAD(P)H-hydrate dehydratase has product MSVNRAALPAPLYTAEQTRVLDRTAIEQFSIPGIRLMQRAGHAVFAEILERFPGIRHLTILCGGGNNGGDGFVVARLARQRNLRVQVICVGGERFAERLQGEALQAWQELEAAAPGFECYHPGVELKGELLVDALLGTGLTGDVRGDYATLIRQINASHKPVFAVDIPSGLCADSGRILGCAVRARFTLSFIGLKRGLFTAQAVDCCGQILFDDLKVPDEVYDPIPVSAFRTTDEDLRECMPPRSRNSHKGRFGHLLVVGGNRGMGGAALLTAEAALRSGAGLVSLATRQEHVAASLCRCPEVMVHAVESGGQLPDLLEKADVIVIGPGLGQNAWAEQMLRAVLAAKKPLLVDADGLNLLCANGGFPFSGPERTIVTPHPGEAARILNCSVAELEADRFAAVERLQRRCGGAVVLKGAGSLVNAGEVSFLCDAGNPGMSVGGMGDLLSGICGALLAQGLSPEDAARIGVYIHATAADRVAAKRGEIGMLPSDLLVEIPGVINKVYE; this is encoded by the coding sequence ATGTCGGTTAACAGAGCTGCGCTTCCGGCCCCATTATACACGGCTGAACAAACCCGCGTGCTGGATCGGACCGCAATTGAACAGTTTTCTATTCCCGGTATCCGTCTGATGCAGCGGGCCGGGCATGCCGTTTTTGCTGAAATACTGGAACGATTTCCCGGTATACGGCATCTGACGATCCTCTGTGGCGGCGGCAATAACGGAGGGGATGGTTTTGTGGTCGCCCGATTGGCGAGGCAACGCAATCTGCGTGTGCAGGTGATTTGTGTTGGCGGGGAGCGTTTTGCTGAGCGTCTGCAAGGGGAGGCCCTGCAGGCGTGGCAGGAGCTGGAGGCCGCAGCGCCGGGGTTCGAGTGCTATCACCCCGGTGTGGAGCTTAAAGGCGAATTGTTGGTGGATGCGCTGCTGGGAACCGGCCTGACCGGCGATGTACGTGGTGATTATGCCACCCTGATCAGGCAGATCAACGCCAGCCATAAGCCGGTTTTTGCAGTGGATATCCCCTCAGGGCTGTGCGCCGACAGCGGGCGGATACTGGGCTGCGCGGTGCGTGCCCGGTTCACGCTGAGTTTTATCGGCCTGAAGCGAGGCCTGTTTACCGCTCAGGCGGTGGATTGCTGTGGTCAGATTTTATTTGATGATCTGAAAGTGCCGGATGAAGTCTACGACCCGATTCCGGTCAGTGCTTTCCGTACAACAGACGAAGATCTGCGCGAGTGCATGCCCCCCCGTTCACGGAATTCACATAAGGGCCGTTTCGGGCATCTGCTGGTGGTTGGCGGTAATCGCGGTATGGGCGGCGCCGCACTGCTGACTGCCGAGGCTGCACTGCGCAGTGGTGCCGGGCTGGTCTCTCTGGCAACCCGGCAGGAGCATGTGGCTGCCTCTCTGTGCCGTTGCCCTGAGGTGATGGTGCACGCCGTTGAAAGTGGTGGGCAGTTGCCGGATCTGCTGGAAAAGGCGGATGTGATTGTCATAGGTCCGGGTCTTGGGCAGAATGCCTGGGCAGAACAGATGCTCAGGGCTGTGCTGGCGGCGAAGAAGCCGCTTCTGGTTGATGCGGACGGACTAAACCTGCTCTGTGCTAACGGCGGTTTTCCTTTCAGCGGGCCGGAGCGGACTATCGTTACACCCCATCCGGGGGAAGCGGCCCGAATCCTGAATTGTTCAGTGGCAGAGCTGGAAGCGGATCGCTTTGCTGCGGTTGAGCGATTGCAGCGCCGGTGTGGTGGAGCCGTTGTGCTCAAAGGTGCGGGTAGTCTGGTCAACGCCGGAGAGGTGAGTTTTCTTTGTGATGCCGGTAATCCGGGGATGTCCGTCGGTGGTATGGGCGATTTGCTGTCCGGGATTTGTGGTGCCCTGCTGGCGCAGGGGCTGAGCCCGGAAGATGCGGCTCGCATCGGGGTTTATATCCATGCGACAGCGGCAGACCGGGTAGCCGCCAAACGGGGGGAGATCGGTATGTTGCCCTCAGATCTGTTAGTCGAAATACCGGGAGTAATTAATAAAGTTTATGAGTGA
- the tsaE gene encoding tRNA (adenosine(37)-N6)-threonylcarbamoyltransferase complex ATPase subunit type 1 TsaE encodes MSDQNQISLPDEAAMVAFGGQIAVASGGQGVVFLLGDLGMGKTTLSRGILQGFGHQGAVKSPTYTLVEPYEIGTQRVYHFDLYRLADPEELEYLGIRDYFDAESLCLVEWPERGRGILPEPDLVLRIELEGRGRRLNWEAKTETGRTMADKLLQAKAAG; translated from the coding sequence ATGAGTGATCAGAATCAGATCAGTTTGCCGGATGAAGCGGCCATGGTGGCTTTTGGTGGCCAGATTGCGGTGGCCAGCGGTGGTCAGGGCGTTGTGTTTCTGCTGGGCGACCTGGGCATGGGGAAAACCACCCTGAGCCGGGGAATTCTGCAGGGGTTCGGGCATCAAGGTGCGGTTAAGAGTCCGACCTATACGCTGGTCGAGCCTTATGAGATAGGCACGCAGCGGGTTTACCATTTTGATCTGTATCGACTGGCCGACCCGGAAGAACTCGAGTATCTGGGAATTCGAGATTATTTCGATGCTGAGTCCCTCTGTCTGGTTGAGTGGCCAGAGCGTGGTCGCGGCATACTGCCGGAACCCGATCTGGTTTTAAGGATTGAACTTGAGGGCCGTGGCCGCCGTCTCAATTGGGAAGCAAAAACTGAAACTGGCCGGACAATGGCCGATAAACTGTTACAAGCCAAAGCCGCTGGATGA